One genomic segment of Virgibacillus doumboii includes these proteins:
- a CDS encoding GNAT family N-acetyltransferase, which translates to MTKNVEIRQLTTMEELREMQQVEEAVWQMPPNAVHQTYTALKNGGVILGAFDNDKMIGFLYSFAGFDGKKSYLCSHMLGILPDYRKGGLGKRMKLKQAETASKIGYSLITWTFDPLESLNAYLNLHKLGAIGASYKKNHYGSMNDGLNQGLPTDRIQIEWYIDEQKTPQNIPLDNSKLLLDVNESGIPFTKMDTFNPANDNWFVAIPSSFQTIKKQDFDLAKKWKQQSSEVFEILFKNGYTATDLLRDDSKQISYYYFCK; encoded by the coding sequence ATGACAAAAAATGTTGAAATACGTCAGCTTACAACTATGGAAGAGTTACGTGAAATGCAACAGGTGGAAGAAGCGGTATGGCAGATGCCCCCTAATGCGGTTCATCAGACATATACCGCCTTAAAAAATGGTGGCGTCATATTGGGAGCATTTGATAACGATAAAATGATTGGCTTTTTATACAGTTTTGCAGGATTTGACGGAAAGAAATCATATCTTTGCTCACACATGCTTGGAATTTTACCGGATTACCGTAAAGGCGGACTCGGTAAACGCATGAAATTAAAGCAGGCAGAAACCGCAAGTAAAATAGGCTATTCCTTGATTACATGGACATTTGATCCGCTTGAAAGTCTTAATGCCTACCTGAATTTGCATAAGCTTGGCGCAATTGGGGCCAGTTACAAAAAGAATCATTATGGATCCATGAATGACGGGTTGAATCAGGGACTGCCAACAGATCGTATTCAAATTGAATGGTACATCGACGAACAGAAAACTCCGCAAAACATACCGCTGGATAATAGCAAACTTTTACTTGATGTTAATGAAAGCGGTATCCCTTTTACGAAAATGGATACCTTTAATCCAGCAAATGACAATTGGTTTGTTGCCATTCCAAGCAGCTTCCAGACAATTAAGAAGCAGGATTTTGATTTAGCCAAAAAATGGAAGCAACAATCAAGTGAGGTATTTGAAATCTTATTTAAAAATGGATATACAGCAACAGATCTTTTGCGCGATGATTCGAAACAAATAAGTTATTATTATTTTTGTAAATAA
- the menC gene encoding o-succinylbenzoate synthase, whose product MTIPIKQIKLRKLKMMLKSPFTTSFGTMQEKEFFVTEAIDGDGNHGFGESVAFTIPWYSEETVKTTHHVITDFLIPLLKENILNHPDDVLELFKPIKRNNMAKSALEGAIWDLYAKQKNIPLAEVLGGTKKQIDVGISLGIQPSIDDLLQKVQENVKAGYKRIKIKIKPGWDYDVLAEVKKNFPDIPVMADANSAYTLKDISQLQKLDELDLLMIEQPLAHDDIVDHSKLQAAMNTPICLDESIHSLSDTQKAIQLQSCKIINIKIGRVGGLSEAKRIHDVCKQNGIDVWCGGMLESGIGRAHNIALTTLPQFVLPGDTAGSSRYWEKDIITPEVVAENGVITVPGEPGIGYEIDNDALDTFTVDEEVFTL is encoded by the coding sequence ATGACAATTCCTATTAAACAAATTAAACTGCGCAAATTGAAAATGATGCTCAAATCCCCCTTCACAACCAGTTTTGGGACAATGCAGGAAAAAGAATTTTTTGTAACCGAGGCGATTGATGGAGACGGGAATCACGGGTTTGGTGAATCTGTTGCGTTTACAATTCCCTGGTACAGTGAGGAAACAGTTAAGACAACTCACCATGTTATAACGGACTTTTTAATACCGTTATTAAAGGAAAACATATTAAACCATCCAGATGATGTATTGGAATTATTTAAACCAATCAAACGAAACAACATGGCAAAGTCTGCGTTGGAAGGTGCAATCTGGGACCTCTATGCCAAGCAAAAAAATATACCGCTTGCCGAGGTGCTTGGTGGGACTAAAAAACAAATTGATGTTGGAATCAGTCTAGGCATCCAGCCAAGTATTGATGATCTTTTGCAAAAAGTTCAAGAAAATGTAAAAGCCGGATATAAGCGAATCAAAATAAAAATCAAACCTGGCTGGGACTATGATGTACTTGCCGAAGTGAAGAAGAACTTCCCGGATATTCCGGTGATGGCAGATGCCAACTCGGCCTATACGCTAAAAGACATCAGCCAATTACAGAAACTCGATGAATTGGATCTGCTGATGATCGAACAGCCATTGGCACACGATGATATTGTTGATCACTCCAAACTGCAGGCAGCAATGAACACACCAATTTGTCTGGATGAAAGTATTCATTCACTGAGTGATACGCAAAAAGCAATTCAGTTACAAAGCTGTAAAATCATAAATATCAAGATTGGCAGGGTCGGTGGTCTTTCTGAAGCGAAAAGAATACACGATGTTTGTAAGCAAAATGGTATTGACGTCTGGTGCGGCGGGATGCTGGAATCCGGAATTGGCCGGGCCCACAATATCGCATTGACTACCCTGCCACAATTTGTATTGCCTGGTGATACAGCCGGGTCATCGCGCTATTGGGAAAAAGATATTATAACTCCTGAAGTCGTTGCTGAGAATGGAGTTATTACTGTTCCAGGCGAGCCTGGAATAGGATACGAAATTGATAATGACGCTTTGGACACATTTACTGTGGATGAAGAAGTATTTACTTTGTGA